A genome region from Nicotiana tabacum cultivar K326 chromosome 13, ASM71507v2, whole genome shotgun sequence includes the following:
- the LOC107818920 gene encoding pollen receptor-like kinase 2 — MPSLQRKPYYYFSFVAALCKGAHPQVCAPPLLVYAMSAAYRYSNHNRHHHPRHRLLLLAVLLAAAVVSASSGSSEAEILLRFSKSLSKNDAFSNWNPNVPPCDQKTDNNNWENVICENGFVFGLRLEDKGLSGTIDVDALKELANFRTISLINNNFEGPLPILSQLAGLKTAYFSNNKFSGQIDNSVFEGMHWLKKLHIANNQFTGKVPSILGQLPKLTELRLENNKFEGQLPDFNQERIMDMNFSNNSLVGPIPRGLSSLKPSSFEGNDLCDGPLSKCTSEPKIALWTIILVVIAVAAAIAAIIVVIVILRQRKQTPETEARSGAANNSPGGATHQKAPSADLDKMEQGQVVAPDRSPEGGKRPEQAQKLLFLKDDMEKFDLPDLLKASAEILGSGVFGSTYKAALSTGPVMVVKRFRQMNNVGKEDFHEHMRRLGRLSHKNLLPVVAFYYRKEEKLLVSEYVNNVSLAVHLHGNKSRGQPNLDWPARLKIVKGVAKGLLYLYSELPSLTAPHGHLKSSNVLLNESYEPLLTDYALLPVVNLEHAQEHMIAYKSPEFKHTGRITRKTDVWTLGVLILEILTGKFPSNFLQQGKGSDTDLATWVRSVVNEDPSNVEVFEKDMRGTKNSEAEMTKLLKIGLSCCELDMDKRFDMKEAMERIEEVKEREGDDDFYSSYASEADMRSSRGLSDDFSQVSLNI; from the exons ATGCCCAGCTTACAGCGTAAGCCATATTATTATTTCTCATTTGTAGCAGCCCTTTGTAAGGGCGCGCACCCACAAGTGTGCGCACCCCCACTCCTAGTCTATGCAATGTCGGCGGCTTACCGTTACAGCAATCACAACCGCCATCATCATCCGCGCCACCGCCTTCTCCTCCTTGCCGTGTTGCTTGCGGCGGCTGTTGTCTCCGCCTCCTCGGGAAGTTCGGAAGCGGAGATTCTCTTAAGGTTCAGTAAGTCCTTGTCGAAAAATGACGCATTTTCCAATTGGAATCCCAACGTACCACCTTGCGATCAAAAGACCGATAACAACAATTGGGAAAATGTCATTTGCGAAAACGGTTTCGTTTTCGGTTTGCGGTTGGAGGATAAGGGATTAAGTGGTACAATCGATGTGGACGCTCTTAAGGAATTGGCCAATTTCAGAACCATTAGTCTCATTAACAATAATTTCGAAGGCCCTTTGCCAATTTTGAGTCAACTTGCGGGATTGAAAACTGCTTATTTTTCAAACAACAAATTCTCTGGCCAAATTGACAATAGTGTTTTTGAAGGGATGCATTGGTTAAAGAAGCTTCATATTGCTAACAATCAATTCACAGGAAAAGTACCCTCCATTTTAGGTCAATTGCCTAAGCTTACGGAATTGAGGCTAGAAAATAACAAATTTGAAGGACAATTACCTGATTTTAATCAAGAGAGGATTATGGATATGAACTTCTCGAACAATTCTCTTGTGGGTCCAATTCCTCGTGGCCTTTCTAGTCTCAAACCTTCATCGTTTGAag GTAATGATCTTTGTGATGGGCCATTATCCAAATGTACAAGTGAACCAAAGATAGCACTTTGGACAATTATATTGGTGGTTATCGCAGTGGCAGCAGCTATAGCTGCAATTATTGTTGTTATCGTCATCCTTCGCCAACGCAAGCAGACGCCTGAAACGGAAGCAAGATCAGGCGCAGCTAATAATTCACCTGGGGGCGCCACTCACCAGAAGGCGCCCTCGGCAGATTTAGATAAGATGGAACAGGGCCAAGTAGTGGCTCCTGACCGTTCTCCGGAGGGCGGAAAGAGACCTGAACAAGCTCAGAAACTTCTATTTTTAAAGGATGATATGGAGAAATTTGACTTGCCAGATTTGTTGAAGGCATCAGCTGAAATATTGGGAAGTGGAGTATTTGGATCAACTTATAAAGCTGCACTTAGCACTGGACCTGTTATGGTTGTCAAAAGGTTTAGGCAAATGAATAATGTAGGCAAGGAAGATTTTCATGAACATATGAGAAGGCTAGGCAGGTTAAGTCATAAGAACTTGCTTCCTGTTGTCGCTTTCTATTATAGAAAGGAGGAAAAGCTTTTGGTCTCCGAATATGTCAACAATGTCAGCCTTGCAGTTCATCTTCATG GAAATAAATCCCGTGGGCAGCCAAACCTAGATTGGCCAGCTCGGTTAAAAATAGTGAAGGGAGTAGCCAAAGGACTTTTATACCTCTACAGCGAGCTTCCAAGCTTGACAGCACCCCACGGTCACCTCAAATCCTCCAACGTTCTACTAAACGAATCCTACGAGCCGTTACTCACAGACTACGCCTTACTACCAGTTGTGAACCTAGAACATGCTCAAGAACACATGATCGCATACAAATCACCAGAGTTCAAGCACACCGGCCGAATCACACGTAAAACTGACGTATGGACACTCGGAGTTTTAATACTTGAGATCCTAACGGGGAAATTCCCGTCCAATTTCTTGCAACAAGGAAAAGGAAGTGACACGGATTTGGCAACTTGGGTACGTTCTGTTGTTAACGAGGATCCGTCAAACGTAGAGGTATTCGAAAAGGACATGAGAGGAACAAAGAATTCCGAGGCGGAAATGACGAAGCTATTGAAGATAGGATTGAGTTGTTGTGAGCTTGATATGGATAAGAGGTTTGATATGAAGGAAGCAatggaaagaattgaggaagtaAAAGAGAGAGAAGGGGATGATGATTTTTACTCTTCTTATGCAAGTGAAGCTGATATGCGTTCTTCTAGAGGATTATCTGATGACTTTTCTCAAGTCTCATTGAACATTTGA